CGTTCTTGATTACATTTAACCGGATAAACCCCCCGATAAACCCCTGGATAACTATAACGAGCGATCGCTTTAGCAAAACAAGCATTTAATCGTTCAATTCTATCTTCGAGAATATCAGGAAACCGAATTAATAACGGTAACTCAATATTGCGACTTTTTAAAGATTCGACTAATTTTAATAAATCTAAAGATCCCCCTCGGTTGGCTTTGGGAGAAACCGTAATATGACCTGCGGCATTAATGGAAAAATAAGGATCACCCCACCCTTGAATGCGATAGAGTTTTTCACTGTCTTCAATTGTCCAGGTTTTTTGAGGTTTTCCGTTGGGGGAGTCCGTCGAAACCTGGGGTGTTTGTGTTGTGGGGGTAAGTGCGTTGACGTCCATATTTTCTATCCTTGCCGTTGAGCAACCATCAGACAGTTTAACGGGTTAAGTTAAGAATGACTAGCAATCTGTCACCTGGGATACGGTAATCTAAATTGTGAACTTTAATGACAACTAAGGAGATTCCCTTGGAACGGACATTTCTTGCGATTAAACCCGATGGCGTTCAGCGTGGACTCGTGGGCGAAATTATTCGGCGTTTTGAAACCAAAGGGTTTACCCTAGTCGGTTTGAAACTGCTCATCCCCTCTCAGGAATTAGCAGAAAAACACTATGCAGTCCACAAAGAAAGACCCTTTTTCAAGGATTTAGTGTCTTTTATTACCTCTGGCCCAATTGTGGCAATGGTCTGGGAAGGAGATGGTGTGGTAGCTTCTGCGCGTAAAATGATCGGCGCGACGAACCCGTTAAACGCTGAACCCGGAACCATTCGGGGAGATTT
This is a stretch of genomic DNA from Planktothrix tepida PCC 9214. It encodes these proteins:
- the ndk gene encoding nucleoside-diphosphate kinase; the protein is MERTFLAIKPDGVQRGLVGEIIRRFETKGFTLVGLKLLIPSQELAEKHYAVHKERPFFKDLVSFITSGPIVAMVWEGDGVVASARKMIGATNPLNAEPGTIRGDFGINIGRNIIHGSDAIETAQNEISLWFSDAELANWEPTIKPWLVE